GAGGATCGAGCGCATGGTCGACTGGGAGATCGCCATGCGGCCCATGCGGTCGCCCAGCAGCGCGGCCATGGGGGCAAGGAGGGTCGGCGCGCGGGAGACGGCAAGGCCGGGATCGGCGAGGCGGAAGGAATTCACCCATTCCACCTCCGGGAACAGGCGCGAGACCTGCCGGATGGCGAGGATGATGCCGATGGCCAGCACGCCGAAGATGACGCCGTTGAGCCCCGGATTGTTCATGAAGGCGGCGGCGATCTGCTTGTAGAGCACGGCCGCCAGTGCCGCGCACAGAAGCAAAAACACGATGATCCGCACCAGGAAGATGCGAGGGGACGAAACTTTCAAGAAAGGATCGACGGCCCGCGTCATGCTCGCTCCCGCAACTCTTCCCCGCGATTCGGACTATGGCATACCAACGCGCAAAGGGAACCGGATGACAGCGCCATGTGCCATCCGGAGCCAAAATTGTAGCAATTATGAGGACCGGCGCAGCCTCAGGAGGTAGATCGCAGCCGCCGCAATCGGTCGCGCGGGCTCAGGCCTTCTTGAGCAGGCGGAAGAGATCTTCCCGCATGTCCGCATTACCGGCGATGATGTGGCCGTTCTCAAGGCTCTTGTCGTGGCCGTCGAGGTCGGTCACCGAGCCACCCGCCTCGCGGATGAGGATCATGCCGGCGGCCATGTCCCAGGAGGACAGGTCGCGTTCCCAGAAGGCATCGAAGCGGCCCGCCGCCACCCAGGCAAGGTCAAGGGCCGCAGCGCCGGTGCGGCGCACGCCGGCCACCTGGCCCTGCACGAGGGCGAGTTCGCGCTGGAACTTGTTATGGTCGCCGCGCCCGAGGTGCGGAATACCGCAGCCCACCACGCAGTCGGCGAGCTTACGGCGGGCGGCGACGCGCAGGCGCCGGTCGTTGAGATAGGCGCCCTGGCCCTTCTCGGCGACGTAGAGCTCATCGGTGACCGGATTGAAGATCACGCCCGCGAACGGCACGCCGTTGCGCACCAGCGCCACCGAGATGGCGAACAGGGGAATGCCGTGCAGGAAGTTCGTCGTGCCGTCGAGCGGGTCGATGACCCATTCATTGGCCTCGTCCTGCCCCTCGACCTTGCCGCGCTCCTCCATGGTGAAGCCGTAGCCCGGACGGGCGCGGGAGAGTTCGGCATAGAGCGTCTCTTCGGCCTTGCGGTCGGCGGAGGAGACGAAATTGGCCGGGCCCTTCAGCGAGACCTGCAGGTTCTCCACCTCGCCAAAGTCGCGGGCGAGGTTCCGGCCCGCCTTGCGGACGGCCTGGACCATGACGGTGATGAGCGGAGAACGGATCATGGCTGGGTGTTTCCTGGCAGGCCCTGTGCAGCCAGGGCGCGGCTGCCGGCAAATCGAAAAGGGGAGCGTCCGTGTGCCCCCCTCTCATGGCAACGTCAAGACCGCGATTCGCCCATCCATTTGTGGGCCAGCGCCGTGGCCTTCTGCTGCTCTTCCGGCGTGAGCTTGGCAACGAAGTCGTCGAGATAAGGATCTCCAAGGCCTTGCGCCTTGGAAAGCATGTGCCACGCGGCGGCGCGGACCTTGTCCTGCGGCGCGCCGCGACCGGCGGAGAGGACACGCGCATAGCGGTTCTGCGCGATTGCATTGCCGGCGAGCGCCGCCTTCTTAAACAGGGCTGCGGCCTTGGCCTCGTCCTTGGGCACGCCGTCGCCGTTGAAGATGGCGATGGCATATTCCACCTGCGCCGTCACATGGTCCTGCGCGGCGGCGGCGGCCAGCATCTTCAGGGCGGCATCCTTGTCCGCCGGCACGCCATTACCCTGGCGCAGCAGCACCGAGAGCGCGTATTGCGCATCCGCCACCTGCGCGTCGGCGGCCTGCCGGAACCACTTGGCGGCGAGTGTGAAGTCCTGCGGCATGGCCTCGCCCTGGAGATAGAGCAGGCCGAGATTGTAGGCGGCCGAGGCGTTGCCCTTCTTCGCGGCAACTTCCAGCAACTGCGCGGCCTTCTTGAGGTCGCGGGGGATGCCGTCGCCCATGAGGTTCATCATGGCGAGCGAGAAGGCGGCCTGCTCGGAGCCGTGGTCGATGGCCTTTTGATACCATTCCACCGCCTTGGCCGGGCTGCGCGGCACGCCGGAGCCCTGCGCATAGATCTCGCCCAGCAGCGTCTCGGCGGCGGCATCCGGGCCGGCGGCGGCGCGGGCGGAGGCTTCCTTGTAGGCGGCGAGATAGAGGCCGCGCTGGTAGGCGCCATAAGCGGCGTCTTCCGGCTGGCTGCTCACCGGAGCCTTGGGGGCCGCGGGTTTCGCCGCCGGCTTGGCAGCGGGCTTCTGGGCGGGCTTCGGATCCTGGGCCGCCGCCGGCAAGGCGAGGGCGACACTGAGGGCGGAGGCCGCCGCAATGCCAAGCAGCGGGCGCAGGAGACGAAGCACGCGATCCATCATGCGTTTTCCACTCAGGCCTTGGGCGTGGCGTCGGCCACGGTGCGGTCCACGGCGGCGACGGCGCGCTCCACGTCCGCAACGAGTGCGGGACCATCCGGACCGGCGGGCACGGCCGCCAGCGCCACGAAATCGGCGCCCGCCACCGCAATGGCGCGGGCATCCTCCACCGTGGTCGCCACGCCCACGCACGGCACCTCGAAGACTTCCGCCCACCAGCTCACCAGTTCGACCACCGGCTCGATGGGGCCGCTGCCGTCCCGCGCGCCGAACAGCACGTAATCCGCGCCCGCTTCGCCCGCTTCCATCGCTTCGTGCCGGCCTTCGAGGCCGATGCCGGCGATGCCGCCGGGCTTGACTGCCGGCAGGGCGCGCTTGAGCGCGGCGTAGCTGCCGAGGTGAACGCCGTCGGCGCCGATGTCGGAGGCCAGCTCCACCCGGTCGGCCAGAAGGAAGGCGACGCCCGCGGCCTGCGTCGCGGTGCAGAGCTCCGAGAGTTGGGCCTTGGCCGCGGTTTCATCCCCGGCGGGGGTCGTGACGATCACCGCTGCGACATCGCCCGCGCCCATGCAGGCGATGGCTTCCGCCGCCGACAGGGTGGGCGGAAGCACGAGCATGAGGCGGCAGCGGGGGATTTCCGGTTCTGTGGGCATGATGACGGGTTCGGCCAGAAAGCAGGCGAAAGAGGGGCACCCGGCCCTTTCGGATGCCGGGCCTGATGGCATCAGGCTCTAGGCGGGCCGGGGGGAGAACGCAAGAGCCCGCCGGTCCCTCGCGGGACGGCGGGCTCTCTCAACGCGGATAAAGGCGCAAGGGGCCGATCAGGCGGCCTTCTTGGCTTCCTGCTCGGCGCTCCAGCGGCCCAGCGCCGCCAGCGAGTTCATGCGGGCGCGGTGCGTGAAGGCGGCCTGCGCGGCGGCCACGTTCTCGGCCTTGCCGGACCACGCCTTCTGCGGCGCGGCCTGGAGGGCGCGGCCGTAGGAATAGGTGAGCTTCCACGGCAGGTTGCCGAGCTTCACCATGGCGTCGAGGTGGGCGGTGGCGTCCTCGTCCGACTGGCCGCCGGAGAGGAAGGCGATGCCAGGCACCGCCGCCGGGACGGTGGCCTTCAGCACGCGCACGGTCTGCTCGGCCACCTGGGCGACGGAGGCCTGGGTGCGGGCCTTCTTGCCGGGGACGACCATGTTCGGCTTCAGCACCATGCCCTCAAGGGCGACGCGCTGCTGGTAGAGCTCGCCGAACACCACGCGCAGGACGTATTCCGTCACTTCGTAGCAGCGCTCGATGCCGTGGTCGCCGTCCATGAGCACTTCCGGCTCGACGATCGGGACGATGTTGGCTTCCTGGCACAGGGCCGCATAGCGGGCCAGGGCGTGCGCGTTGGCGGCAACGGCACCGGGGGTGGGGATACCGGCGCCGATATCGATCACCGCGCGCCACTTCGCGAAGCGGGCGCCGAGGTCGTAATACTCCTTCAGGCGGCCGGCGAGGCCGTCGAGGCCTTCCGTGATGGTCTCGCCCGGGAACAGCGCCATGGGCTTGGCACCGGCGTCCACCTTGATGCCGGGGATGGAGCCGGCCTGCTGGATGAGGCTGACGAGCGGGGTGCCGTCCTTGGCCTTCTGGCGCAGGGTCTCGTCGAACAGGATGACGCCGGAGATGTACTCCTTCATCGCCTCGTCCGAACGGAACAGCAACTCGCGGTAATCGCGACGGTTTTCCTCGGTGGACTCGACACCGATGGCGTCGAACCGCTTCTTGATCGTGCTGGTGCTCTCGTCAGCGGCAAGAATGCCCTTGCCGTCGGACACCATCTTCTGCGCGATCGTCTCGAGTTCAGCGTTCATGGTCTGCCTATCCCCTTGGAGCCGCCCCTGCGGCTGATGCCTGCACTTTATGGGTTGAGTATAACACCGAGGTCTCAGCGCCGCAGCGCTTCGACCCCCGGCAACTGCTTGCCTTCCAGCCATTCCAGGAAGGCACCGCCGGCGGTGGAGACATAGGAGAAGTCCCCGGCCGCGCCGGCATGGTTGAGCGCCGCCACCGTGTCGCCGCCACCCGCGACGGACAGCAGCGCGCCGGCCTTGGTGGCCTCCGCCACGGCCTTCGCCACGGCAACCGTCGCGGCGTCGAAGGGCGGCAGCTCGAAGGCGCCGAACGGGCCGTTCCAGACCACGGTCTTCGCGCCCTTCAGCTTCTCCCTCACCAGCGCCACGGTGGCCGGGCCGGCATCGAGGATCATCTCGTCCTCGGCCACCTGGTCCACCGGCACCACGCGGTGATCCGCATGGGCGGCGAAGGTCTTGGTGACGACCGCGTCCACCGGCAGCACGATCTCGCAGCCATGGCTGGCGGCGGTGGCGATGATCTGGCGGGCGGTGTCGGCGAGGTCGTGCTCGCACAGCGACTTGCCCACCTTCACGCCCTTGGCGGCGAGGAAGGTGTTGGCCATGCCGCCGCCGATGACGAGGATGTCCACCTTGGCGGTGAGATTGCCGAGGAGTTCGAGCTTGCTCGACACCTTGGCGCCGCCGACCACGGCCAGAACCGGCCGCTGCGGAGCCTCGAGGGCCTTGGCGAGCGCCTCCAGCTCCTTCTGCATGCTGCGGCCGGCGAAGGCGGGCAGCTTGTGCGCCAGCCCCTCGGTGGAGGCATGGGCGCGGTGGGCCGCCGAGAAGGCGTCGTTCACATAGATATCGCCGAGGGCCGCGAGCTGCTGGACGAAATCGGCGGCGTTCTTCTCCTCGCCCGCGTGGAAGCGGGTGTTCTCCAGAACCAGGACGGCGCCGGGGGCGAGGGTGGAGACGGCGGCCTCGGCATCCGAGCCGATGCAGTCGCCGGCGAACGCCACGGGGGCGCCGAGGCGCTCCCCGACGGCAGCCGCGACCGGGGCGAGCGACTGGCTCGCGTCCCGGCCTTTCGGGCGTCCGAAGTGGGAGAGCAGGATGGCCTTTCCGCCCTTCTCCGTGATGGCGCGGATGGTGGGCAGGATGGCCTGGATGCGGGTGTCGTCGGTGACGCGGCCTTCGTCCATGGGGACGTTGAGGTCGACACGGACGAGGACCCGCTTGCCGGCGAGGTCCGCCTCATCGAGGGTGCGGAAAGTCGGCATGATGCTGCTCTCCCTCGCTTTAACCGATCAACCGAGCTTCGCCAGGGCGACGGCGGTGTCGGACATGCGGTTGGAGAAGCCCCACTCGTTGTCATACCAGGACATGACGCGCACCAGCGTGCCGTCCATGACCTTGGTCTGGTCCATGTGGAAGGTGGACGAGTGCGGGTCGTGGTTGAAGTCGATGGAGACGTTCGGCTCCGTCGTGTAGCCGAGCACGCCCTTCAGCGGGCCGTCCGCCGCCGCCTTGATGGCGGCATTGATCTCTTCGACCGTCGTGGCGCGCTTGGCGACGAACTTGAGGTCGATGACCGAGACGTTCGGGGTCGGCACGCGGATGGAGACGCCGTCCAGCTTGCCCTTCAGCTCGGGCAGCACGAGGCCGACGGCCTTGGCCGCGCCGGTGGAGGTCGGGATCATGGAGAGGGCGGCAGCGCGGGCGCGGTAGAGATCCTTGTGCACCTGATCCAGCGAGGGCTGGTCGTTGGTGTAGGAGTGCACGGTGGTCATGAAGCCGTGGACGATGCCAACGGCGTCGTTGAGCACCTTGGCCACCGGGGCGAGGCAGTTGGTGGTGCAGGAGGCGTTGGAGACCACCGTGTGCTCGGGCTTCAGGAGCTGGTGGTTCACGCCATAGACCACCGTGAGGTCGGCGCCGTCGGCGGGGGCCGATACCAGCACGCGCTTGGCGCCGGCGGTGAGATGGGCTGCGGCCTTGTCACGGGCGGTGAAGATGCCCGTGCACTCCATGGCGATGTCCACGCCCAGCTCCTTGTGGGGCAGGGTGGACGGATCCTTGATGGCGGTGACCTTGATGGGGCCCTGGCCGACGTCGATGGTGTCGCCGTTCACCACCACCTTGGCCGGGAAGCGGCCGTGCACGCTGTCGTAGCGCAGCAGGTGGGCATTGGTCTCGACCGGGGCGAGGTCGTTGATGGCCACCACCTGGATGTCGGTGCGGCCGGATTCGATGATGGCGCGCAGCACGTTGCGCCCGATGCGACCGAACCCGTTGATGGCCACCTTCACCGTCATAGCTTCATCCTCCATGCGCCGGCCCTCAAGACCGGCTTGAGCGAACGCGTGCCGCCTTCTCCGGCGGCAATTCGTATGGCGCATGGGCCCGTAGGCCGCACGCGCTCTCCCCTTGCCAGAGCAGGATCGCGGCCGCCGGG
The Azorhizobium caulinodans ORS 571 genome window above contains:
- a CDS encoding class I fructose-bisphosphate aldolase, translated to MNAELETIAQKMVSDGKGILAADESTSTIKKRFDAIGVESTEENRRDYRELLFRSDEAMKEYISGVILFDETLRQKAKDGTPLVSLIQQAGSIPGIKVDAGAKPMALFPGETITEGLDGLAGRLKEYYDLGARFAKWRAVIDIGAGIPTPGAVAANAHALARYAALCQEANIVPIVEPEVLMDGDHGIERCYEVTEYVLRVVFGELYQQRVALEGMVLKPNMVVPGKKARTQASVAQVAEQTVRVLKATVPAAVPGIAFLSGGQSDEDATAHLDAMVKLGNLPWKLTYSYGRALQAAPQKAWSGKAENVAAAQAAFTHRARMNSLAALGRWSAEQEAKKAA
- a CDS encoding phosphoglycerate kinase, which gives rise to MPTFRTLDEADLAGKRVLVRVDLNVPMDEGRVTDDTRIQAILPTIRAITEKGGKAILLSHFGRPKGRDASQSLAPVAAAVGERLGAPVAFAGDCIGSDAEAAVSTLAPGAVLVLENTRFHAGEEKNAADFVQQLAALGDIYVNDAFSAAHRAHASTEGLAHKLPAFAGRSMQKELEALAKALEAPQRPVLAVVGGAKVSSKLELLGNLTAKVDILVIGGGMANTFLAAKGVKVGKSLCEHDLADTARQIIATAASHGCEIVLPVDAVVTKTFAAHADHRVVPVDQVAEDEMILDAGPATVALVREKLKGAKTVVWNGPFGAFELPPFDAATVAVAKAVAEATKAGALLSVAGGGDTVAALNHAGAAGDFSYVSTAGGAFLEWLEGKQLPGVEALRR
- a CDS encoding inositol monophosphatase family protein, with the protein product MIRSPLITVMVQAVRKAGRNLARDFGEVENLQVSLKGPANFVSSADRKAEETLYAELSRARPGYGFTMEERGKVEGQDEANEWVIDPLDGTTNFLHGIPLFAISVALVRNGVPFAGVIFNPVTDELYVAEKGQGAYLNDRRLRVAARRKLADCVVGCGIPHLGRGDHNKFQRELALVQGQVAGVRRTGAAALDLAWVAAGRFDAFWERDLSSWDMAAGMILIREAGGSVTDLDGHDKSLENGHIIAGNADMREDLFRLLKKA
- a CDS encoding tetratricopeptide repeat protein, which codes for MDRVLRLLRPLLGIAAASALSVALALPAAAQDPKPAQKPAAKPAAKPAAPKAPVSSQPEDAAYGAYQRGLYLAAYKEASARAAAGPDAAAETLLGEIYAQGSGVPRSPAKAVEWYQKAIDHGSEQAAFSLAMMNLMGDGIPRDLKKAAQLLEVAAKKGNASAAYNLGLLYLQGEAMPQDFTLAAKWFRQAADAQVADAQYALSVLLRQGNGVPADKDAALKMLAAAAAQDHVTAQVEYAIAIFNGDGVPKDEAKAAALFKKAALAGNAIAQNRYARVLSAGRGAPQDKVRAAAWHMLSKAQGLGDPYLDDFVAKLTPEEQQKATALAHKWMGESRS
- the gap gene encoding type I glyceraldehyde-3-phosphate dehydrogenase — translated: MTVKVAINGFGRIGRNVLRAIIESGRTDIQVVAINDLAPVETNAHLLRYDSVHGRFPAKVVVNGDTIDVGQGPIKVTAIKDPSTLPHKELGVDIAMECTGIFTARDKAAAHLTAGAKRVLVSAPADGADLTVVYGVNHQLLKPEHTVVSNASCTTNCLAPVAKVLNDAVGIVHGFMTTVHSYTNDQPSLDQVHKDLYRARAAALSMIPTSTGAAKAVGLVLPELKGKLDGVSIRVPTPNVSVIDLKFVAKRATTVEEINAAIKAAADGPLKGVLGYTTEPNVSIDFNHDPHSSTFHMDQTKVMDGTLVRVMSWYDNEWGFSNRMSDTAVALAKLG
- a CDS encoding thiamine phosphate synthase, translated to MPTEPEIPRCRLMLVLPPTLSAAEAIACMGAGDVAAVIVTTPAGDETAAKAQLSELCTATQAAGVAFLLADRVELASDIGADGVHLGSYAALKRALPAVKPGGIAGIGLEGRHEAMEAGEAGADYVLFGARDGSGPIEPVVELVSWWAEVFEVPCVGVATTVEDARAIAVAGADFVALAAVPAGPDGPALVADVERAVAAVDRTVADATPKA